TTAATTCTGAGTCTATTTTAGAAGAATCTTCTAGGGCTTCCTTCAATAATCTCTCTTTAAAATTTAGTGATCGGATATACTGATCTCCCTTACGTAAATTATCAAGTTCGTTATGATCAATTTTTAAATTATTTAACTCTAAACTTAATCTATCTAATTCAATTTGTTTTGCCTTTTCATCTTCCTTTAAAGTTTCAAGAGCTGAATTTAATATGTCTAAAGTACCTTTAGATTTTACAAGATTATTTTGATTTGTTAAAATAGCATCTTTAAGAGACTTTAATTCATCTATAATACTTTTAAATGAAGTGGCTACTTCATGTTTCATTAATAAATTTTTACATAGATCGACATCCTCTTTTTCAAACTCTAATTTCTGAAGCTCAGAAGTATAAAGATTTAATTTTTCATGTAGAGATTTTAGTTCTTTTAATTCGTTATATTCTAGCTCAATTTCTTTTCTAGTTGATAACAGCTCATTATACTCTCTTTCTTTAGATGAAAGAACTAGTTTTATACTATCTATTGTTTCTAAAGAACAATCACCTTTTCCTTTAATTTGATTTTCTAAAGAGGTTATTTCATCCTTTAATTTATTATTTCTAATTTTTATTTTTTCAGACATTTTAGTTCCATATCGTTCTAAATCAAAGATATTTTCTAACATTGTCATTTTTTCAGAACCTTTTAATTTTAAAAATTCACTAAATTTACCTTGAGGTAAAACAACTGATCTTGTAAAATCACTTACATTAATACCAAAAAATTCATTAATTTTACTTTCTACATTTTTTACTGTATCGGCTATAATATTTCCGTTTAGGATTAGTATTGGATTACTCTGCTCAAACTTCTCCTCTCCCTTTCTAGAGAATTTTTTCTTGTAACATCTTGTTATTTCGAAAATATCCTTTCCTAGTGCAAATTTAAAATATATCTCTAATATATCGCTATCCTGGTTTAAACAAGGTCTAATATTCTTTCCCTTACTTCCCATAGTTCTTGGTATCTCATCAAAAATAGCAAATATCATCGCATCTAATATTGTAGATTTTCCACTTCCTGTTTCACCAAATATACCAAAAAGTCCAAGAGATGTTAAAGCATCAAAATCTATAACTTGTTTTTTTGAAAAACTTTGTAATCCTGTTATTTCTAGTTTAATTGGTCTCATTATTTTCTCCCTCCTCTAAAAGTTCTAAGAAAAGTTTCGTTATGTTTTCATTTGGACCTAACCCCATAGTTTCCTCTTTATAAAACTCTATAAATGCTTCTTCTATAGTTTGTTCGTTATAATTCGTAACTTCGCTATCCTTTGTTTCTTCTTTTACAATAGGTATTATTTCTAAAATATTTTTATTATTTTTAATTTTTCTAATTGCTGAATTTGTTAGTGGTTCTTTTAATTCTACATTTAAATATATCCACTCATTTACATCTATAAGCTCTAAAGATTTATCAATAGCTGCATCTGCACCACTTACAGTATATTCTCTAATAGGTTTATAATTTTCTAGAGGAATCTCTTTTACTTTAGTAGAATTTTTTAAAATATCAACCACAAAAACTTTTTTATCAAATTTATTTTCAGTCACTCTATACTCAATAGGAGAACCACAATAATATGCATTTTTACTAATAAAACTCATTGGTTTATGAACGTGACCTAATGCAATATATTCAGCATGAGGTAAATCACTTATAGCAATTGCTCTTGAACCACCTAATTCTAAAGCGACTTCTCCCTCTCCCATAGAACCTGCTACGTATATATGAGTCATTAAAATTGTAGGTATATCTTCTTGATTATAACTTGCCCCTTCTGCTAAAATCTCTCTTATTCTTACATTAAATTTTTTATTATCAAATGTTTCATTTAAAATTGCTTCACTTGGAAATGGAAGATTGTATATATATACTTTTTCATTATTTTTCTCGATAAAAATTCCACCTGGAACAGAGCTATATATATTCATTGTCCCGTACTTGCCTACGGTAATCTGTTGAAATGCTTTATCATAGATAATAACTCCATAATCTTTAGCTAAATGAGAAATAGCTGTTAATCTTTGAGGATTATCGTGATTCCCAGGGATAATAATAATTCCAACATCTCCATTTAAAGAAAGTTGTTTTATACTATCAAAAAATAATTTTTCAGCTTCTGCTGAAGGATTATAGGTATCATATATATCTCCTGCTAATAGAATCAAATCAATTTTTTCATTTTTTACAGTTTTCTCTAAGGCATCAATAAATAATTTTTGTTCTAAAATTCTTGATTGACCTTCAAGTTTTTTACCTAAATGCCAATCAGATGTATGAAGCACTCTCATAAAAGCCCCTCCTAAATTTATTTCTTCTTTATAATACAGTGTATCACTGAATTTCCTAAAATTCAAATTTTAAGCTAAAATAAAAAAGGCTATCCATTAAGATAACCTTTTATTTTTAACTATTTTCCTGTCATTCTTTTTAAAGCATTAGCGACAAACTCAACTTGAGTTCCTACAATAACTTGAACAGAAGTTTTACTTGGTTTTAGTACTCCTGCTACTCCTAACTTTTTGATCTCTGCATCATTTACTAAAGAACTATCTTTAACATCTAATCTTAATCTTGTAATACAGTTATCAATAGTTACTAAATTATCTGTTCCTCCTAAAAGTGGTAACATTTTTTCAGCTAACTCATCATTTGTAGAAGCCTTCGATGATACATTTGCATCTTCTGAAGGATCAGCATCCTCTCTTCCAGGAGTTTTAAGATTAAATTTTGTGATAATGAAGTAGAAGATAAAGTAGTATAAGAAGAAGAATACAATACCTTGTATAACTAACATATACCATCCTGTAGCTAGTGGGTTTCTAGATGATAATAACATATCTATTAAACCAGCAGAGAATCCAAATCCAGCAATCCAGTGCATAGTTGCAGCTATAAATAAAGATATTCCTGTTAAAATAGCATGAACTAAGTATAATCCTGGTGCAACAAACATAAATGCAAATTCTAAAGGTTCTGTAACTCCTGTTAAGAAAGTTGCAAATCCAGCAGCAATCATAATAGATTTTATTTTATCTTTATTTTCTGGTTTAGCCGTTCTTACAAAAGCAACTGCGGCTCCTAAAAGACCAAACATCATAATTGGGAAGAATCCAGCTTGGTACATTCCTGTAACTCCTGGTATTCCAGTTCCATTTGCAATTGATTGAGCTCCACCTAAGAATTTAGGTATATCATTAATTCCAGCAACATCAAACCAGAAAACAGAGTTTAAAGCGTGATGTAATCCAACAGGAATTAAAAGTCTATTTAAGAATCCGTAAATTCCAGCTCCAACAGCTCCCATTCCACTGATTCCCTCTCCAAAGCTAACTAATCCATCATAAATTCCTGGCCATACATACATTAATAAAAATGCAACTATGATCATAACAAATGATGTTATAATTGGAACTAATCTTTTTCCACTGAAGAAAGATAAAGCTTTAGGTAACTCTACATCACTAAATCTGTTATATAGAGCAGATGAGATAACTCCAACTAAAATACCTATGAATTGGTTATTTATTTTACTAAATCCAACAGGCACATTGTCTATTTTCATAATTTGACCTACAGCTCCAGGTGAAAGTAGCGTAGTGATTACTAAGAATCCTACTAAACCTGTTAAAGCAGCTGAACCATTTTTGTCTTTAGACATTCCAAAAGCAACACCAACAGCAAACAATATAGGCATCTGATCTATTATTGCAGCTCCTGACTTAATAAAAAATGCAGCTAATGCACTATTTCCTCCCCAACCAGTTGGGTCTATAAAGTAACCTAATCCTAATAAAATTGCAGCAGCTGGTAAAACTGCAACAGGAACCATTAGTGCTTTACCTATTTTTTGTAAATAACTAAACATTTTCCCCTCCTAAATATTTTTATTTTTGAAATTTTATTTCTAGCATATTTTATAATAAAAGAATTATTATGTCAAGCACAATTCATATTTTTATAGAACACATTAGTTGTATTGTATACATTTTATTTTTTGCTTTACTTTATGATTAAATATGATATAATAATATAGAATTAATATAATAAATAGGCGATGGAGTTCGCCATTAAACGCGAAAGCTAATGACTCCTACTCTTTTTAAGGGTAGGAGTCTTTTTTATTTCAAGGAGGAGAGAGATGTATTATTTGTTTGTTTTACTTTTTTTTATTTTTTTAGCTATTTATTCTAATTTCATAGGAAAAATTTTTGAAAAAATAAAACTTCCATCTTTAATAGGGATGATGATAGCAGGGGTTTTAATAGGTCCATATTGTTTAAATAAAACTCCTGATTTGGCTTTAACATTAGCTCCTATTTTAAAAGACGTAGCTTTAATTATTGTTTTATTTATCGGTGGTCTCGGGATAGGAGCAGATCAAATAAAAAAAATAGGTCGGCCTGCAATACTATTAAGTATAATACCAGCTACTTTAGAAGGATTTGCTATTGCTTACTTATCAACAATATTTTTAGATTTTACTTTTATACAAGGAGCTATTTTAGGTTTTATTATAGCTGCCGTAAGTCCTGCTGTTTTAATTCCATCTATGGTAAATTTAATAGATAAAAATATAGGACAAAAAAAATCTATTCCACAGCTTCTATTAGTGGGAGCATCTGCTGATGATAGTATCGCTATAACTTTATTTACATCATTTTTAGCTATTTATTTTCAAAAATTAGATGGAGGAAGCTTTGATTTTAAATCTCAGTTATTTCTTATACCAATATCTATATTATTTAGCTTATTAACTGGATGGGGAATAGGATTTTTAGGAAAATATAGTTATCTAAAAATAAATAACAGTATTTTAAAAACATTTACAATTTTTATGATTTGTTTAATACTTAGATTTATAGAGAATAAATTTCATTTTTCATTGTACAACTCTTTATTAACTATAATGTCACTAGGATTTTTCATTCGTCACTACGAAGGAGAAAAGTATAAAGCTATTCATAAATCAATGAGTGAGATTTGGAAATATGGAAAAATATATCTATTTACATTTGTAGGAATGGCAATTAATCCAGGATTAGTAGGCGGGTACTTCTTCATTGGATTAACTATTTTAACATACTCATTATCTATTAGATCAATTGGAGTTTTAATTGCATTAACTGGAACAAATCTTAATTTTAAAGAAAGATTATTTTGCGTTATTGCATATCTTCCTAAGGCTACTGTACAATCTGCAAAAGCAGGAATACCTCTTCAAATGGGAGTAGTAGGAGGAGAAGTTATGCAAGCCATAGCAATTTTAAGTGTCTTAATAACTGCCCCTTTAGGAGCTATTGGAATTAATTCAACATATGAAAAATTATTAAAGAATTCTTAAAAATAAAAAAAGGAAAAAAAAGATTTAGCAGTAAAGAGACGTAATCGGTTTTATTTTACAAAAATTTATATTTAGAGGTGGTTAATATGATTGAGTTTAAAAAAGTTACAAAATCTTATGATAAAAGAACACTTATTTTAAAAAATATAGATTTCAAAATAAAAACTGGAGAGTTTGTCGTTTTAATTGGAGAATCCGGTTGTGGGAAAACAACAACAATGAAATTAATAAATAGACTTATTGATCCATCTAGTGGTGTTGTACTTATAGATGGAGAAGATATTAGCAAAGTAGATCCCATAATTTTAAGAAGAAGAATTGGTTATGTTATACAAAAAGAGGGACTTATGCCTCATATGACAATAGGAGAAAATATTGAACTAGTTCCAAAACTTTTAAAGTGGGAAAAAGAAAAAAGAAAAGAACGAGCATTTGAACTGTTAAATCTTTTAAATCTTGATCCTGAAATATACTATGATAAATATCCTCATGAAGTGTCAGGAGGTCAAAAGCAAAGAGTTGGAATCGCTAGAGCTTTAGCTACAAACCCTGATATAATTTTGATGGATGAACCATTTTCTGCATTAGATCCTATAACTAGAGAAAGTATTCAAGATGAAGTTTTAAAACTACAAAAAGAGTTAGGAAAAACTATTATATTTGTTACTCATGATATGGATGAAGCTATTAAATTAGGAGAGAGAATAGCGTTTTTAAAAGATGGAGAGATTCTACAATTTGATACTCCAGATGAGATTTTAAAAAGACCAGCTTCTGAGTATATAGAACAATTTATAGGAAAAGATAGAATTTGGAAAACTCCTAAAAAGTTACTTGTTTCAGATATAATGTCTAAACACTATTGGACAATTGAAAAAAGAAGTAATATCTCTAGAGCTTTTAATCTTTTAAAAACTCACGATACTGATTTTCTTATTGTGACAGAAATAGAGGGTGGAAGATATAGTGAACCTCTAGGAATAATATTTAGAAAAAATTTAATATATGCAATGGAAAATAATATTTTAAGAGTTAGAGATATTATGGATAAAGAATTCACTACTATAGATAAAGATAGTAACCTACTAGATGTTTTAAATAAAATGTCTAGTATAAATGCTAAGGTTATACCTGTTGTTGATGATAAAAATAAATTAACAGGAGTTATAACTAACTTAGGATTGGTTAATGCTATTAGTAAAATAGCTCCAGCTCATGAAGATGAATCTTTAGAGATAGGTGATGTGGTATGAATTCCTTCATAAAATATTTTATCGAAAAATTACCTGAGGTTCACATTGCACTTATGCAACATATAGAGATAACAGGACTTGCTGTAGCTATTGCCATTATTATCGGGGTTCCAATAGGGATTTTTATAATTAGGAGTGAACGACTTTCTAAAGTAGTTTTAACTATAGCAGGTATATTTCAAACAATACCTAGTTTAGCATTATTTGGTCTGATAATTCCTATTATGGGAATTGGAATAAAGCCTGCGGTGTTTGTACTTTTTTTATATTCATTATTACCAATCATAACCAATACATATATTGGAATAAAAGGTGTAGATAAATCTACAATTCAAGCTGCTATAGGTATGGGAATGACTAACTTCCAAGTTTTAACTAAGGTTAAATTGCCAATTGCTGTAGCAGTTATAATGGGTGGAATTAGAATTTCAACTGTTGCTACAATAGGTACAGCTACAATTGCAGCACTAATTGGAGCTGGTGGATTAGGAGAACTTATATTTAGAGGAATCTCTACAAGTAATAATAATTTAGTTTTAACAGGAGCTATTCCAACTGCTATCTTAGCTTTTGTGGCAAACTACTTTTTAGGAGTTTTGGAAAAAGTATTGACTCCTAGCGGGATGTTAACAAATCCTAGAGAGAAAAAGAAAAATATTAAAATTTTAAAAATAGTTATGGCTATTTTAATATTGGGAATCGGATTTAGAATATATGAAAATTCAAAAGATAGAAATACTCCTACTATAGTTGTAGGACATAAAAATTACAATGAACAAAGAATCTTAGGGGTTATGATGTCTCAAATAATTGAAGCTAATACTCCGTATAAAGTAAAAACAGTTGAGCTTGGAACTGGAACTGTTATTTTTGAAGCTATTAAAAGCGGAGATATTGATGTATATCCTGAATATACAGGTGTAGCTTATGCTGCATATTTAGGAAAGAAAGAGAAGGCAGATGCTAAAACTGTATTTGATATTATAAAATCTGAATATTTAGCAGATCACAATTTAGATATTAGAGAACCTATGGGATTTGAAAATACATATGCTTTTGCTATGAAACCAGAAGTAGCTCAAAAGTATGGAATAAAAACTATTAGTGATTTAAAAAGATATGCAAATAATATGGTTTTAAGTGGTCCTCATGAGTTTATGGAGAGAGAAGATGGACTTTTAGGAATACAAAAAGCTTACAACATAAAATTTAAAAGTATTCTATCTATGGATCAAGGATTGGTTATTAACTCTTTAGTTTCAGATAAGATTGAAGTTGCTTTAGTTTATTCTACAGATGGATTGATAGCTAAGCATAAGTTGCTTCTTTTAGAGGATGATTTAAAGTTTTTTCTACCTTACGAAGTTGTAGTTACAATGAGAAAGGGGTTTGAAAATACGAAAGGAGATGTTATTGAAGTATTAGATTCTCTTGTAGAGGCTTTAAATGAAGATGAGATGCAAGAGTTAAATCTTTTAGCAATTGAAGGGAATGAACCTATCGAAAATATTATTAACAAGTTTCTCCAAAATAAAGGCATTATAAAATAATAAAAATAAAAGAAAGCTGAAGGTTTTTTAACTCTTCAGCTTTTGTAATTTTATTCAATCTGATATTTGATTAATTTTTTTATAAGAATATAAAATATCCTAATAGTGGTAGTGTTAAAATTAACACAGGTATGTTTAACTCTTTATATCTTCCAGTTAATACCTTTATAATTACATGAGATATAATACCCATACTCATTCCAGATGCCATGTTATCTGTAAATACAGTAAACATAATTGTAATTACAGCTGGAACAAATTCAGTCATATCGTCCATATCGATAAACTTCATACTTGTCATCATAAGGATACCTATAAAAATTAATGCTGGTGCTGTTGCAGCAGATGGAATTATATAAACAATTGGTGTTAAGAAAATTGTAAATATAAAGCAAATTCCTGTAGATATTGCAGTTAGACCTGTTCTTCCTCCCTCTTCAACTCCAGCTGCCGACTCTAAAAATGTTGTTATTGTTGTAGAACCAAATAATGCTCCAACAATAGTTGCTATAGAATCAACTAGGAAAGGTTTATCTACTTCTGGTAAATTACCATTTTCATCTAAAAGTCCAGCTTGTGCTGAAACTCCTAATAAAGTTCCTAGAGTACAGAAGAAATCTCCTACGAAAAATGTGAATATTAAAGGTAAAAATGCAAATTTTAATGCTCCCATTATATCAAGTTTAAAAGCTATACTAGATATTGATGGCGGCATAGAGAAAAAGCTCTCAGGTATTTGAGTTATTCCCATTGGAATTCCAAGCAGTGTAGTAATCACTATACCAATTAAAACTCCACCTCTAACTTTATTTAAAACAAGTGCAATTGTAATAAAAAGTCCGATTAAAGATAATATAGTATTTGGATTATAAATACTTCCCATAGATATAGTTCCATTTGAAATTGTCATTATTTGACCATTTTTAAATCCTACCATAGCTATAAAAAATCCAACAGCTACTCCTATAGCAAACTTTAAGTTTTTAGGAATCGCTTCTACAATAAGTCCTCTCAATCCGAAAACTGTAAGAACTAAAAAACCTATTCCAGATAAAAATACCATTCCCATAGCTGTTTGCCAATTAACCATTCCTCCAGCGACTAGAGTATAAGCGAAAAATGCATTTCCCCCCATAGCTGGTGCCATAGCAAAAGGTCTATTTGTATAAAGACCCATAACGATAGAAAAGGCAGCTGATAGCAGAGCAGTTACAATAGTAACAGCTTTAACATCCATTCCAGCAGCACTCATAAATAAAGGCTGAACTATTAAGATGTATGCCATCGTCATAAAAGTTGTAATTCCAGCAGTTATTTCTGTTGAAATCGTAGTGTTATAATGGCTAAGTTGAAAGTAAGAATCAATAGCCCTTAGCACACCATTATTCTTTTGTTTAATGTTTTCCATTACTCCTCCTAATAATAAGCCATTTACGGTGGCTTGTAGAAACTCCTGACCTTATTACAGGATTATATCAGTGATAAAAATACAGACTATTGTACTATATTTCACAAATTTTGTCAACTTTTTTGTTTTTGAGCGTCTCAAATATAAAACTAACGAATTATAGATAGCTATTTTATTTGTTTATTTTTTATTAAATTAATGATAAATAAAAATAATAATTACTCGTAATTATATATAGTTATAAAACTACATATAATGCCTCTTATCTGAAGTTTTATCAATTAAAAATAATTGTTATTTGGAATAATATTGAAAATATTGTAAGTTTTTATAAAATATGAGATAATAATATGATATAAAAAATATAACAAGGAGGTTTTTGGCTATGTATAATGTTACAAGAGAGATGTTAATTGAAATTTTAGATGGTTATATTAAATTAGCAAAAAAATTAGATGGTGAATTAGTTGTACTAAATAAAGTTGACGACGAAGCTGATGAGTTTTTAATTGAAAATATAAAAGATTTTAATCTTATAAAAACAAAGAAAAACGATTTACTAGAGATTACTATTTACGTTGATGACGAAGATGAGGTGTATGAAGAGTTTGTTATTGGTGATGGAAGTGATTACCAAAAAGTACAAAAAAATATTTACGAGAAATTCCCTAAGTACTTCAAAATAGGACCTCTTGAAAATAAGTCCGATTCAAAAAAATCAGGAAAAGAAAAAGAAAATATGATTAATAAAGATTCTCAAAGTAATCATTTTCAAAAATTCATGAAAAAAAATAAGTAAGTTTATAAAAAAGAGCAATCCCAATATTTTTTTATTTTGGAATTGCTCTTTTATTTTTTTGTAATAATTATTTTTCTTAATTAATAATTTATCTTTTTTTATGACTTTTATTTTTTTTTCTATCTAATACAAGATATATTATTACGATCAATTCTACTAAACATAACAAAGAAATAATTCCAAATGCCAATTTATAAATATTTTTAGCTGGAATTTTCTCTGTTTCAAGAAGTTTTATATTAACTTCTTGTAAATTATTAGTTAATTTTCCAGAAGAAGCAACTTCATCTTTATTTACCAAATTGTTATTTTCCATATTTTTTTGTATAGGTCTTTTGCTTTGTGGATTATCTATTTGAAGTTTTTCTCCTGTTACTTTTATTTCTTGTGATGGAATTATTAAATTTTCATATTTTTCTGTTTTAGTATTAAAATATGGAATAACTATTTCTGGAGTTTTTTCAATACCACCATTTTTAGGAATAAAAGCAACTTCAAAAGTTTTTTCATTATAATAGTTTTCCCCTTTGATTTCTTCACTATAATTTTTAACACTTTGGAAAACATTAAAATCATTTTGGTTTTCAATAGGTAAATTTTCGAGTAAAGCTAAATTTCCACTACCAGATAGAGTTAAATTTAAAGTAATAGCTTGTCCTACATTAACATCTTTATTTTTCCAGTTTTCTTTATAATTAAGAGTTCCAACAATATCTTTAAAATTCTTAGGAGCATCTACAGGAAGTGGCCTAATATCTATTTTCAAATTCTCTCCACCTACTAAAGTTGTATTTTCATAGAAAAAGTCTCTTGTCGGTTCCCCAACTTTTACTTCACTTGTTGTAATATTTTTCTCGCCACTACTATTAGCTTGTAATATCCCCTTAAAGATATTAAGTTCAATTGCCTGCTTTCCATTATAATCTATTTGACTTTGTATATAACTATTGTTATTATATTTAGTTACATCTTTTACTGAAAAATCTTGAAAATTTGGTGCTTTAACTTGGGAAAATGAACTAATATTAACAGTACTTATAAAATTTTCTTGAAACGGTATTTTTTCACCAAAATAATAAACCTTTTTTGGAATATTAGCTTTTAAAGTAAATCTATCTTGCATAATTTCATCTAACTGTTTATTTTCCTTCACATCTATTAAAATACTTTTTTCATTACCTTTTTCAGTGATTACTTTTAATATAAACTCTCCATCTTTCTTTGGTTTTAATCTGTATACATCACTTTTAATTGATGTTGTTTTTCCATTAATAACATTATAACTATTGCTAGATCCTTTAGATAGAACATCAAAATTATCAATTCCATCTATTTTGTATCTTTCTTTGTCTTCATTTACAAAAGAAACTTCTAAATTAAAAACCTCATACTTTGAAGGAGATAAATCAGAAGAATTTAATATTAATTCAGAAAAAGTCAACTTACAAAGCATTAACATAATTAAAAATAAATTAATTTTTTTCATTCTACTCTCCTCTACCATCTATTTTCACTATTTTTATTTTCAGTTGTGTTTAAAACTCTCTCATTATTTTTAAAAGCCTGCTTTTCATTTCCTTCAAGTCTTTGCATAATACTTCTCAACTCTTCTTCTTTTTGTTTCATAGCTTTTTCTTCCTGAGTTAATTCTTTTGGAGCACTACCACCCTTTTGCTCTTGGTTTTGTTGTTTTTTATTTTGTTCGCTATTATTTTGTTGATTATCTTTATTTTCTTGCTGGTCCTGATGGTTATTTTGTTGACTCTGTTGATTGTTTTCTTTATTATTTTGGTTTTCATCTTGCTTTTGATCACTCTGTTGATCATTTTTTTTCTCTTGATTATTTTCTTCATTTTGTTGATTATTGTTTTGAGAATCTTTTTTATTTTCTTGATTATTTTGCTGGTCTTGATTGCTTTGTTGATCTTGATTATTTTGCTGATCTTGTTGCTGTTTATCATTTTTTTGTTCTTTATTTTTCTGATCCTGCTTTTTCTGTTGATCGACTTTATTCTTTATAATTTCAAAATTCTTTTTAATATTTATATCTTCATTAGTATTCATAGCTAGTTTATATTCTTCTAAAGCCTCTTCATTTTTATTCTCTTTTACTAAAGAATTACCTTGGATAAACTTTAAATATCCAGATTCCTCAATAGACCTTTCTTTTTTCAATTTTAAAATACCAAAAATAATTAGTGCAATCCCAAGAAGAAGAATTAATATTTTTTTAAACATACTCCCCCTCCTTCTCTTTTTTTCTTAAAAAATATCCTATAAGTATTAATAATAAACCAACTCCCAAAGGATACTGATAATAATGCTCATAAACATTTAATTTTTCATCTCTTTGAGATGTTTTATCTAATTTACCGATATCTTCTATTAACTTTTTATAATTACTTGTATTTAAATTATTTAAAGAATAATACTGTCCTCCACTCTCTTTAGCTAATTCTTTTAAAAAACTATCGTTTAATTTAGATACAACTATATTTCCTTTATCATCCTTTATAAATCCATTATCTATTGGAATTACACTACCTTCATCTGTTCCTACCCCGAATATAAAAGTTTTTATATGATTCTCTTTAACATATTTTAAAATTTC
This genomic window from Cetobacterium sp. NK01 contains:
- a CDS encoding NCS2 family permease, with the protein product MENIKQKNNGVLRAIDSYFQLSHYNTTISTEITAGITTFMTMAYILIVQPLFMSAAGMDVKAVTIVTALLSAAFSIVMGLYTNRPFAMAPAMGGNAFFAYTLVAGGMVNWQTAMGMVFLSGIGFLVLTVFGLRGLIVEAIPKNLKFAIGVAVGFFIAMVGFKNGQIMTISNGTISMGSIYNPNTILSLIGLFITIALVLNKVRGGVLIGIVITTLLGIPMGITQIPESFFSMPPSISSIAFKLDIMGALKFAFLPLIFTFFVGDFFCTLGTLLGVSAQAGLLDENGNLPEVDKPFLVDSIATIVGALFGSTTITTFLESAAGVEEGGRTGLTAISTGICFIFTIFLTPIVYIIPSAATAPALIFIGILMMTSMKFIDMDDMTEFVPAVITIMFTVFTDNMASGMSMGIISHVIIKVLTGRYKELNIPVLILTLPLLGYFIFL
- a CDS encoding BatD family protein is translated as MKKINLFLIMLMLCKLTFSELILNSSDLSPSKYEVFNLEVSFVNEDKERYKIDGIDNFDVLSKGSSNSYNVINGKTTSIKSDVYRLKPKKDGEFILKVITEKGNEKSILIDVKENKQLDEIMQDRFTLKANIPKKVYYFGEKIPFQENFISTVNISSFSQVKAPNFQDFSVKDVTKYNNNSYIQSQIDYNGKQAIELNIFKGILQANSSGEKNITTSEVKVGEPTRDFFYENTTLVGGENLKIDIRPLPVDAPKNFKDIVGTLNYKENWKNKDVNVGQAITLNLTLSGSGNLALLENLPIENQNDFNVFQSVKNYSEEIKGENYYNEKTFEVAFIPKNGGIEKTPEIVIPYFNTKTEKYENLIIPSQEIKVTGEKLQIDNPQSKRPIQKNMENNNLVNKDEVASSGKLTNNLQEVNIKLLETEKIPAKNIYKLAFGIISLLCLVELIVIIYLVLDRKKNKSHKKR